ATCTCACCGCCGCCGCCGCGTCTTCCCCTTGGCCTGCAACAGATCCAGCAGCCCGCTGCGTTGCCGCGGCGCCAGGGTGTCGAAGCGCGCCAGCAGCACGCGTTGCTGGTCGTCCAGGCGGCGGTACTGGGCCGGCTCTTCGGCAATGGCCAACACCGGCGGGCCGAACACGCGTTCACCGCGGCCGGTGGCCAGGTATTCGAAGGCCATGCCGCTGCGCT
The window above is part of the Xanthomonas cassavae CFBP 4642 genome. Proteins encoded here:
- a CDS encoding helix-turn-helix domain-containing protein → MSKLYERVREARSFTKLTQEALAGELGVTRSAVAQWEMAEGTAPSVENLIGLAKRSGMAFEYLATGRGERVFGPPVLAIAEEPAQYRRLDDQQRVLLARFDTLAPRQRSGLLDLLQAKGKTRRRR